One stretch of Zingiber officinale cultivar Zhangliang chromosome 6B, Zo_v1.1, whole genome shotgun sequence DNA includes these proteins:
- the LOC121989237 gene encoding plasmodesmata-located protein 6-like translates to MNNLFFFFLLLLAASIASPTAADDSANAYIYAGCSETRYAPGSPSQINVDSLLSSLVSASSSTPYSNLTSTAASASFPSFGLFQCRGDLQPSNCADCVRSAVSSISSLCPFAAGAAVQLAGCFLRYGNDSFVGEPDTSVLYKKCGAAGGGGYGPDQIGIRDAALSALTGGGGNGGAGGYRVGAAGYVQAVAQCVGDQSASECDDCVAAAVGQLRAACGYAVSGDAYLGKCYARFWYTGNGAYNDDADHHHDDPDHHHDDDDDDETGKTAAIVIGLIAGVALLIMFLTFLRKAGNYGKD, encoded by the exons ATGAacaacctcttcttcttcttcctcctcctcttagCCGCCTCCATCGCATCTCCGACGGCGGCCGATGACTCCGCCAATGCCTACATCTACGCCGGTTGCTCCGAGACCCGCTACGCCCCCGGATCCCCCTCCCAGATCAACGTAGACTCTCTCCTCTCCTCCCTCGTCTCAGCTTCCTCCTCCACTCCCTACTCTAACCTCACATCCACCGCCGCCTCCGCCTCCTTCCCTTCCTTCGGCCTCTTCCAGTGCCGCGGCGACCTCCAGCCCTCCAATTGCGCCGATTGCGTCCGATCGGCTGTCTCCAGTATTTCCTCTCTCTGCCCCTTCGCTGCCGGCGCCGCCGTCCAGCTCGCCGGCTGCTTCCTCCGCTACGGTAACGATTCCTTCGTCGGGGAGCCCGACACCAGCGTCCTCTACAAGAAGTGCGGCGCCGCTGGGGGAGGCGGGTACGGACCCGACCAGATCGGTATCCGAGACGCAGCTCTTTCCGCCCTGACCGGCGGCGGAGGCAACGGCGGAGCCGGCGGGTACAGGGTCGGCGCCGCCGGGTATGTCCAGGCGGTGGCGCAGTGCGTTGGCGACCAGAGCGCGAGCGAGTGCGACGACTGCGTGGCGGCGGCGGTAGGGCAGCTCAGGGCCGCCTGCGGGTACGCCGTCTCCGGCGACGCCTACCTCGGCAAGTGCTACGCTCGGTTCTGGTACACCGGCAACGGAGCCTATAACGACGACGCGGACCACCACCACGACGACCCGGATCACCACCACGACGATGACG ATGATGATGAAACTGGGAAAACAGCAGCAATTGTGATTGGTCTCATAGCAGGTGTTGCTCTCCTTATCATGTTTCTCACCTTCCTCAGAAAAGCTGGAAACTATG GAAAAGATTGA